Part of the Branchiostoma floridae strain S238N-H82 chromosome 11, Bfl_VNyyK, whole genome shotgun sequence genome, CTGGGGTCTGTTTgaaattgaatatagaaacagaaaaaaaaatcttgcagGTCCTCTTTAGATAGATAAGCAACCCGTTTGGGGTTCCCTCGTTTGCTCGTTGTAAAGACTACATCGCTGAGGATTATGAGTCACATGTGGttttcctttttatttgttttgcaagAACCTCTGTCTGCTTCAAGAACTGATGTTCCGACTCATGTCTGCTCCTCCATCTCTATTTCACAATGCCTGAACACATCTTCGACTCATCTGAGGACTTTCAGTGCACCTTCTTAGAAAATGGAGACTTGCTGTTCAAAGACAAGTCTCATGGAAGGCGCCTTTTTGAAGGTTTATCTCGGCTACCACCTGGTTCCTCAGCGACAGTCACAGACATTCTTAGCAAAAACCTAACAACAACTCTCGAACTTAGCGACGATGAAGAACGGTACATCAGACTCGATCACACCGCTGTGCTGGAGACACTGGGAAACCTCAGGTCATCCAGGAAACTTTGCGATGTCGTTCTTCGTGTTTCGCGCTCCAAGTTTTACTGTCATCGAGCAGTCCTGGCATCCTTTAGTCCTTTCTTTGCAAGAATGCTTCTCGGTGACTTCAAGGAGAGCCAAGACAAAAACGTTTGGCTAAACGACGTGTCGTCTAAGATTGTTGATGAACTCTTGACCTACGTCTACGCAGGATCGTTAACTATCACGAGATCTAACGTAGAGAGACTTGTCCATACAGCGACGCTCTTTCAGCTACCATCGGTGGTGACAACCTGTTGCCAGTATCTTTCCAAGCAGCTTTGCGTCGAAAACTGTTTCGGGATTTGGGTCTTTGCCGAGGCTTATTGTTGCTTAAATCTAGCGGAAGAAGCGAGAGGACTTGCTCTGGAGAATTTATCTCGTGCGGCACGGGTTGGGGACTTAGACGTTCTGTCCTTTGACCACATGCTGTTTTTGATTACTGACGAACGTTGCAAGTGGTGTACTGAAGTTTTGTACGAAGTGGTGATGCAATGGGCAAGGGGCGAAAGAACCAGGCGCGAACATCATCTGCGACCATTATTGCGCTGCCTAGACCTCTCTCGCGCGCACCCAGATTTCTTCAAGCACCACATCAAGGACGAACCATTCCTTAACATGTCGCCGGAATGTCTCCAGCTTGTTCTCGATGCAGAGCAGGAGATGGAAGACCGTAAGGAACTTCGCCTACCGGGCGACGTGATAGCGCAGGTGGGCGGGACGTGCTCTGATCAGAACACGGGAGACGTCAACAATATGTCCTATATCGACTGCTGGGATGTGAGGAAAAACTCGCGAGCTGTTTTGACCGACTTGCCACCAAGTTTGGACAATGGAAACTGTTACCGTAATGTTTTAAGCATCGATGATGCCATCTACATACTTTCCTCGATGGAAAGGTCTCAGTACGACTCTGAGAAGGAGATGGAATTCTGGCGCTACTCTGCCTCTTCTGACGCATGGACACGTCTTCCCGACCCTCTTACCTTCCACGAAGGGCACTGCGGTTTCGTGGCCGTCCAAGGACGAATCTACGCCATAGGCAGCAACCTCCTAGCCGAGAAAGATCAGTTTTACTACGAGGCGTTCAGTCTGAGGGATAACTCCTGGTTCATGGTCCCGCCCGTACCACACACGGTCCACAAGATCGTCGCCGTCTCCTGCCAGGATAAACTTGTCGTGCTAGGCTACTTTGAGGGCTGGTCCAAGAACTATTACATACAGACGCGACATAAAGGTCAGT contains:
- the LOC118425849 gene encoding kelch-like protein 21 isoform X1, coding for MPEHIFDSSEDFQCTFLENGDLLFKDKSHGRRLFEGLSRLPPGSSATVTDILSKNLTTTLELSDDEERYIRLDHTAVLETLGNLRSSRKLCDVVLRVSRSKFYCHRAVLASFSPFFARMLLGDFKESQDKNVWLNDVSSKIVDELLTYVYAGSLTITRSNVERLVHTATLFQLPSVVTTCCQYLSKQLCVENCFGIWVFAEAYCCLNLAEEARGLALENLSRAARVGDLDVLSFDHMLFLITDERCKWCTEVLYEVVMQWARGERTRREHHLRPLLRCLDLSRAHPDFFKHHIKDEPFLNMSPECLQLVLDAEQEMEDRKELRLPGDVIAQVGGTCSDQNTGDVNNMSYIDCWDVRKNSRAVLTDLPPSLDNGNCYRNVLSIDDAIYILSSMERSQYDSEKEMEFWRYSASSDAWTRLPDPLTFHEGHCGFVAVQGRIYAIGSNLLAEKDQFYYEAFSLRDNSWFMVPPVPHTVHKIVAVSCQDKLVVLGYFEGWSKNYYIQTRHKGVWDYYEVEAYHGGKPQFQAACVGTRIYLLPMLGRLLKQMCAFDVETAEFHMIPVPTYRSYHIYCGLCFPSPLQCGMTVLDGQVVVTGGRDQAVSAYSSHAIEAYDSTKGKWVRIGWQAEPVRRAHSCVTIPNCQWIQQRLDRQEQAHTEAEESN
- the LOC118425849 gene encoding kelch-like protein 21 isoform X2; amino-acid sequence: MPEHIFDSSEDFQCTFLENGDLLFKDKSHGRRLFEGLSRLPPGSSATVTDILSKNLTTTLELSDDEERYIRLDHTAVLETLGNLRSSRKLCDVVLRVSRSKFYCHRAVLASFSPFFARMLLGDFKESQDKNVWLNDVSSKIVDELLTYVYAGSLTITRSNVERLVHTATLFQLPSVVTTCCQYLSKQLCVENCFGIWVFAEAYCCLNLAEEARGLALENLSRAARVGDLDVLSFDHMLFLITDERCKWCTEVLYEVVMQWARGERTRREHHLRPLLRCLDLSRAHPDFFKHHIKDEPFLNMSPECLQLVLDAEQEMEDRKELRLPGDVIAQVGGTCSDQNTGDVNNMSYIDCWDVRKNSRAVLTDLPPSLDNGNCYRNVLSIDDAIYILSSMERSQYDSEKEMEFWRYSASSDAWTRLPDPLTFHEGHCGFVAVQGRIYAIGSNLLAEKDQFYYEAFSLRDNSWFMVPPVPHTVHKIVAVSCQDKLVVLGYFEGWSKNYYIQTRHKGVWDYYEVEAYHGGKPQFQAACVGTRIYLLPMLGRLLKQMCAFDVETAEFHMIPVPTYSPLQCGMTVLDGQVVVTGGRDQAVSAYSSHAIEAYDSTKGKWVRIGWQAEPVRRAHSCVTIPNCQWIQQRLDRQEQAHTEAEESN